The Campylobacter concisus genome has a window encoding:
- a CDS encoding DUF1877 family protein, with product MGISAHYYAYLQDDIEMIKNGGDGELLDEYDMDKMWDAMCKMLTGRNFSQRLKAGDIFSSNEPFSWAIFGRSALNEELSEMISYTNATDVKEVARAMKNVEISALLAKINLKEFASSKTYPDIFGRQSEFEDIRASLKEHFTGLLNFYQNAADKGLGVLIVIA from the coding sequence ATGGGTATCAGCGCACACTACTACGCCTACTTGCAAGATGATATAGAGATGATAAAAAATGGTGGTGACGGCGAGCTTTTGGACGAATACGATATGGACAAGATGTGGGACGCGATGTGTAAGATGCTAACTGGTAGAAATTTCTCCCAGAGGCTTAAGGCTGGCGATATTTTTAGCTCAAATGAGCCTTTTAGCTGGGCCATTTTTGGGCGTAGTGCGCTAAACGAAGAGCTAAGCGAGATGATCTCTTACACAAATGCCACAGATGTAAAAGAGGTGGCTAGGGCGATGAAAAATGTTGAGATTAGCGCACTTTTAGCAAAGATAAATTTAAAAGAATTTGCTAGCTCAAAGACGTATCCTGATATCTTTGGGCGGCAGAGCGAATTTGAAGATATAAGGGCGAGTTTAAAAGAGCACTTTACTGGGCTTTTAAATTTTTACCAAAATGCCGCCGACAAAGGGCTTGGCGTGCTGATAGTAATAGCCTAA
- a CDS encoding DUF4299 family protein, which yields MSLTFSVKNKKKLLGGYAKALSEREISALVEGLFFFNSEQEEPSANELGADVMIAGVWQKSARGFELNYEDGEYIVRVYTPSGVGDWQIALELLSKLSAQTGSKIECDNEKIYDSEQILKFDYEADIMWGLEALKDIKEKNQTLYISGVGRDVAFDAVMVDEIFASASPAAKFDEMMRQVQYLDAYSAKEHLYQDKDGNEIFGAYTLSENLPTILPYAPSPSWQAQEALGDRKVSRWVLTLVVGVDDSDAQVLDECEYGAFMANLPKEKYRFIDAANVLVEPLSEDEMREILQKAKA from the coding sequence ATGAGTTTGACATTTAGTGTAAAAAATAAAAAGAAGCTACTTGGCGGATACGCAAAGGCGCTAAGCGAGCGTGAAATTTCAGCTCTTGTTGAGGGGCTTTTCTTTTTTAATAGCGAGCAAGAGGAGCCAAGCGCAAATGAGCTGGGTGCTGACGTGATGATAGCAGGCGTGTGGCAAAAGAGCGCTCGTGGCTTTGAGCTAAACTACGAAGATGGCGAGTATATCGTGCGCGTTTATACTCCAAGTGGCGTCGGAGACTGGCAGATCGCACTTGAGCTACTCTCAAAGCTCTCAGCCCAAACTGGCTCAAAAATAGAGTGCGATAACGAAAAAATTTATGATAGCGAGCAAATTTTAAAATTTGACTACGAGGCTGACATCATGTGGGGGCTTGAGGCGTTAAAAGATATAAAAGAGAAAAATCAAACGCTTTATATCTCTGGCGTGGGGCGTGATGTGGCGTTTGACGCGGTTATGGTAGATGAAATCTTTGCTAGTGCCAGCCCTGCGGCTAAATTTGATGAGATGATGAGGCAGGTGCAGTATCTTGACGCATACAGCGCAAAAGAGCACCTCTATCAAGACAAAGACGGCAACGAAATTTTTGGCGCATACACGCTTAGTGAAAATTTGCCGACCATCTTGCCTTATGCTCCATCTCCGTCGTGGCAGGCACAAGAAGCGCTTGGGGATCGCAAGGTATCGCGCTGGGTGCTTACGCTAGTTGTGGGCGTGGATGATAGTGACGCTCAAGTGCTTGATGAGTGTGAATATGGAGCTTTCATGGCAAATTTACCAAAAGAGAAATACCGCTTCATTGACGCTGCAAACGTGCTTGTTGAGCCACTTAGTGAAGATGAGATGAGAGAGATTTTACAAAAGGCAAAGGCTTAA
- a CDS encoding DsrE/DsrF/TusD sulfur relay family protein: protein MKKFLFIFTNQPYNGTDNAYNALRLARALKEKGEEIRIFLMNDAVDLARNSTKKPENYDVDLVEMLKELYASGAMLKVCGSCQTRCGLHVGEPYFEAEVKGSMDILSEWVRECDQVMTF, encoded by the coding sequence ATGAAAAAATTTCTATTTATATTTACAAATCAGCCATATAACGGCACGGACAACGCTTACAACGCGCTAAGGCTGGCTAGAGCGCTAAAAGAAAAGGGCGAAGAGATTAGGATCTTTCTTATGAACGACGCAGTCGATCTTGCGCGAAATAGCACTAAAAAGCCAGAAAACTACGACGTTGATCTAGTGGAGATGCTAAAAGAGCTTTACGCTAGCGGCGCGATGCTTAAGGTTTGTGGTAGCTGCCAAACAAGGTGTGGTTTGCATGTGGGAGAGCCTTATTTTGAGGCTGAGGTGAAAGGCAGCATGGATATCTTATCCGAGTGGGTGAGAGAGTGCGATCAGGTGATGACATTTTAG
- a CDS encoding branched-chain amino acid transporter permease: MISVSSSEMVLFVAVLLSALATFITRATPFYALRNYKPNPYLDAIEKHMGMMIMVVLVCYGLKDTKFSEYPYGLSEIVAVFTAVLVHLKFKNALLSIVVSTGIYMLLIRIF; encoded by the coding sequence TTGATAAGTGTAAGCTCAAGCGAGATGGTGCTTTTTGTGGCTGTGCTTTTAAGCGCCTTAGCTACTTTTATAACGAGAGCGACGCCGTTTTATGCGTTAAGAAACTATAAGCCAAACCCTTATTTAGACGCCATTGAGAAGCACATGGGCATGATGATAATGGTCGTTTTGGTCTGCTACGGGCTAAAAGATACGAAATTTAGCGAGTATCCATACGGCTTAAGCGAGATAGTAGCGGTTTTTACGGCTGTTTTGGTGCATTTGAAATTCAAAAATGCCCTTCTTAGCATAGTCGTTTCAACTGGAATTTATATGCTTTTGATAAGAATTTTTTAA
- a CDS encoding flagellar hook-basal body protein, which yields MQNGYYQATAGMVTQFNRLNVISNNLANVNTIGYKRNDVVIGDFARIFKETQDELPIKNHTKDGAKFLNRTLDRVPQVSEEYTDFSAGGFKYSSNTLDFAIKRDDAFFLVDTPNGVKLSKNGSFSLDADGYIVTKEGCRVLPSGYEAQNLGQRGIQVPQGEVLTVDKNGNLYSNNNQFSKFYIAQPREIRDLKKVGDNLFESRNFDDITELDEADSVMQGYAQMSNVNPVLEMVGLIETQRLVDMYQKVMTSHMTDLNQDAVQKLALKA from the coding sequence ATGCAAAATGGTTATTATCAAGCCACTGCTGGCATGGTAACGCAGTTTAACAGACTAAATGTCATCTCAAACAATCTTGCAAATGTAAATACGATCGGCTACAAGCGAAACGACGTAGTTATCGGCGACTTTGCGAGAATTTTTAAAGAGACGCAAGATGAGCTTCCGATTAAAAATCACACAAAAGACGGAGCTAAATTTCTAAATAGAACGCTTGATCGTGTGCCACAAGTGAGCGAAGAGTACACCGACTTTAGCGCTGGTGGCTTTAAATACAGCTCAAATACGCTTGACTTTGCGATAAAAAGAGACGATGCCTTTTTCTTAGTCGATACTCCAAATGGTGTAAAACTAAGCAAAAATGGCTCTTTTAGCCTTGACGCGGACGGATATATCGTCACAAAAGAGGGTTGCAGGGTGCTACCAAGTGGCTATGAAGCGCAAAATCTTGGTCAAAGAGGCATCCAAGTGCCACAAGGCGAGGTGCTAACCGTTGATAAAAATGGAAATTTATACTCAAATAACAATCAATTTTCTAAATTCTACATCGCTCAGCCAAGAGAGATAAGAGATCTAAAAAAGGTTGGAGATAATCTCTTTGAGAGTAGAAATTTTGACGACATAACCGAGCTTGACGAGGCTGATAGTGTGATGCAAGGCTACGCTCAAATGTCAAACGTAAATCCAGTCTTAGAAATGGTGGGTCTAATAGAAACCCAACGCTTAGTTGATATGTATCAAAAGGTTATGACAAGTCACATGACTGACCTTAACCAAGATGCTGTTCAAAAACTAGCCCTAAAAGCTTAA
- the flgG gene encoding flagellar basal-body rod protein FlgG, protein MMRSLYTAATGMIAEQTQIDVTSHNIANVNTYGYKKNRAEFADLMYQVMEYAGTATSQTTTSPTGIEVGLGVRPTAINKIFSQGYFKETSNNLDMVIAGNGFFQIQLPDGTTAYTRNGAFKLDANGTIVNSDGYQLIPQITVPANATQISIGTDGTVSVLQAGETDMAQIGQIELANFINPAGLHSMGDNNYLQTSASGDVVVGVAGLDGLGTIRQGFVEMSNVQLVEEMTDLITGQRAYEANSKAITTSDSMLEIVNGLKR, encoded by the coding sequence ATGATGAGATCACTTTACACTGCGGCCACTGGCATGATCGCCGAGCAGACGCAGATAGACGTAACCTCACACAACATCGCAAACGTAAATACCTATGGATATAAGAAAAATAGGGCTGAATTTGCTGACCTTATGTATCAAGTCATGGAGTACGCAGGCACGGCTACTAGCCAAACTACTACAAGCCCGACAGGCATCGAAGTAGGCCTTGGTGTGCGCCCAACAGCGATAAATAAAATTTTCTCTCAGGGCTATTTTAAAGAGACTAGCAACAACCTAGATATGGTCATAGCTGGCAACGGCTTTTTTCAAATTCAACTCCCTGATGGCACGACGGCATACACCAGAAACGGCGCATTTAAGCTTGACGCAAACGGCACGATCGTAAATAGTGACGGCTACCAGCTCATCCCGCAGATCACTGTCCCTGCAAATGCGACGCAAATTTCAATAGGCACAGACGGCACCGTCTCAGTGCTTCAAGCTGGCGAAACCGATATGGCTCAGATAGGTCAGATCGAGCTAGCAAATTTCATAAATCCAGCCGGTCTTCACTCAATGGGTGATAACAACTACCTTCAAACAAGCGCTAGTGGCGACGTGGTGGTAGGTGTAGCAGGTCTTGACGGACTTGGCACCATTAGACAGGGCTTTGTCGAGATGAGTAACGTGCAACTTGTTGAAGAGATGACCGACCTCATTACCGGCCAGCGCGCATACGAGGCGAACTCAAAGGCGATAACTACGAGTGATTCGATGCTAGAGATAGTAAATGGACTTAAAAGGTAG
- a CDS encoding LysE family translocator, protein MNFLLFFITLAPISMMPGINMTYAMSVGMSFGYKHSFFVMAGQLLAIAFVSFSCMLGVGAVLHHFEYAFKALNIIAGLYMLYLGVMLFFGKGELSITNVSNLPSKKQMFINGLIVSVSNPKAWIFFSALLPTFLDKDDPFSLTRMCVITVTLVFIEFCALNIYALGGAMLKKFLQMHLRLLEICTAIIVCTIGVLLLFR, encoded by the coding sequence ATGAATTTCTTGCTATTTTTTATCACCCTTGCGCCAATCTCCATGATGCCAGGCATCAACATGACCTATGCGATGAGCGTTGGCATGAGCTTTGGCTACAAGCACTCGTTTTTCGTGATGGCTGGGCAGCTTTTAGCGATCGCTTTTGTCTCGTTTAGCTGCATGCTTGGCGTGGGAGCGGTGCTACATCACTTTGAGTACGCATTTAAGGCGCTAAATATCATCGCAGGCCTTTATATGCTCTATCTTGGCGTGATGCTCTTTTTTGGTAAGGGCGAGCTTAGCATCACAAATGTCTCAAATTTGCCAAGCAAGAAGCAGATGTTTATAAATGGCCTCATCGTTAGCGTCTCAAACCCAAAGGCGTGGATATTTTTCTCAGCTTTACTGCCTACATTTTTGGATAAAGACGACCCTTTTAGCCTCACTCGCATGTGCGTTATCACAGTAACGCTTGTTTTCATCGAGTTTTGCGCGCTAAATATCTACGCACTTGGCGGAGCTATGCTAAAGAAATTTTTACAAATGCACCTAAGGCTACTTGAAATTTGCACCGCCATCATCGTCTGCACGATCGGCGTACTCTTGCTTTTTAGATAA
- a CDS encoding AzlC family ABC transporter permease yields the protein MTFSYVFKLSIPIFMGYFPLGVAFGVLAKSMGVSAFIAMALSMLGYGGAAQFMMLSLFSVGTSYVEVFIVSYLVNLRHTFYGISLLKEYSWIKFKLLNIALLTDETFAIFKNLGLKDASDRSFVFTWLNFLSWSYWAAGTLLGAILGDFIKADTRGLEFSLTALFTVVVIEMFKNDKNYRVLFAAVFFGVLGVSLFPAKFVLVGSMALCFVFLLLFKDKI from the coding sequence TTGACATTTAGCTACGTTTTTAAACTATCTATTCCTATCTTTATGGGCTATTTTCCGCTTGGTGTCGCCTTTGGCGTGCTGGCAAAAAGCATGGGAGTGAGCGCATTTATCGCCATGGCGCTTAGCATGCTTGGATACGGCGGAGCAGCGCAGTTTATGATGCTCTCGCTCTTTAGCGTCGGCACGAGCTACGTTGAGGTATTTATCGTGAGCTATCTTGTAAATTTGCGTCACACTTTTTATGGAATTTCACTTTTAAAAGAGTATAGCTGGATCAAATTTAAGCTCTTAAACATCGCTTTGCTAACAGATGAGACCTTTGCGATATTTAAAAATTTGGGGCTAAAAGATGCAAGTGATCGAAGCTTTGTCTTTACCTGGCTAAATTTTTTATCTTGGTCTTACTGGGCAGCTGGAACGCTTCTTGGAGCGATACTTGGTGACTTTATCAAGGCCGATACAAGGGGGCTTGAGTTTAGCTTAACAGCGCTTTTTACAGTGGTCGTCATCGAGATGTTTAAAAATGATAAAAACTACCGCGTGCTCTTTGCGGCGGTCTTTTTTGGCGTGCTTGGAGTGAGCCTCTTTCCAGCTAAATTTGTGCTTGTTGGCTCGATGGCACTTTGTTTTGTATTTTTGCTTTTGTTTAAGGATAAAATTTGA
- a CDS encoding sel1 repeat family protein, which produces MKNLILFLSLIVLLNAENLDEMCQSEGDIRANLTSCYKAATKIYNSSSDDKDFKKLQKIFLLACENDMKEGCYSAALIYLNGYNDVDSELNQTIILNRYARFLNYALLDNGKKEDKMTAKSYFQRSCELGFKKGCDMRNLLDKLGY; this is translated from the coding sequence ATGAAAAATTTGATTTTGTTTTTATCCCTCATTGTTCTTTTAAATGCAGAAAATTTAGATGAGATGTGCCAAAGCGAGGGCGATATAAGAGCAAATTTAACGAGCTGCTACAAGGCTGCCACAAAAATTTATAACTCATCAAGCGATGATAAAGATTTTAAAAAGCTACAAAAGATATTTTTACTAGCTTGCGAAAATGATATGAAAGAGGGTTGTTACAGCGCTGCGCTCATCTATCTAAATGGCTACAACGACGTTGATAGCGAGCTTAATCAAACTATCATATTAAATAGATATGCCAGATTTTTAAACTACGCGCTTTTAGATAACGGTAAAAAAGAGGACAAAATGACTGCCAAAAGCTACTTTCAAAGATCATGCGAGCTAGGCTTTAAAAAGGGCTGTGATATGAGAAATTTATTAGATAAGCTTGGGTATTAG
- a CDS encoding type II asparaginase: protein MILGATLAVAKPTIYILATGGTIAGSGSGSLDSSYTSGTVTVDKLIAAVPDINKIATIKGEQISNIGSQDMNNEVWLKLANRINELLNSGKADGIVVTHGTDTMEETAYFLNLVVKSDKPVVLVGAMRNSGSLSADGPLNLFNAVNVAISKDSVGKGVVVVMNDEIHAAREVTKTNTTGVDTFKSPNSGKIGTVFYGNVKYYMNPIRKHTASSAFDLTGVKELPRVDIIYSHANDNPDFVNLAVKNGVKGIVSAGLGNGNPYFSVLEALGEASKAGVVVVRDSRVGSGETTMNGEVDDAKYGFLTCDNLNAQKARVLLMLALTKTSDKAKIQEFFLTH from the coding sequence ATGATTTTAGGTGCTACTTTAGCGGTTGCTAAGCCAACCATCTACATCCTAGCTACTGGTGGAACGATAGCAGGAAGCGGCTCAGGTTCGCTTGATTCAAGCTATACTTCTGGAACTGTTACGGTCGATAAACTAATCGCAGCCGTGCCAGATATCAACAAGATCGCTACCATAAAAGGTGAGCAAATTTCAAATATCGGCTCACAAGATATGAACAATGAAGTTTGGCTTAAGCTTGCAAATAGAATAAATGAGCTTCTAAACAGTGGCAAAGCCGATGGTATCGTCGTTACTCACGGCACAGACACTATGGAAGAGACAGCTTACTTCTTAAATTTAGTCGTTAAAAGCGACAAGCCAGTCGTGCTTGTAGGTGCGATGAGAAATAGCGGCTCACTAAGCGCAGATGGCCCACTAAATTTATTTAACGCTGTAAATGTAGCTATTAGCAAAGATAGCGTAGGCAAGGGCGTTGTAGTTGTTATGAATGACGAAATTCACGCGGCTCGTGAGGTGACAAAAACTAACACTACAGGCGTTGATACATTTAAATCACCAAACAGCGGCAAGATCGGCACAGTCTTTTATGGCAACGTAAAATACTATATGAATCCGATCAGAAAACACACAGCAAGCTCAGCATTTGACCTAACTGGCGTAAAAGAGCTTCCAAGAGTCGATATCATCTACTCTCACGCAAATGACAACCCTGACTTTGTAAATTTAGCTGTTAAAAACGGCGTAAAAGGTATCGTTAGTGCTGGTCTTGGCAACGGCAACCCTTACTTTAGCGTGCTAGAGGCTCTTGGCGAGGCTTCAAAAGCTGGCGTAGTGGTAGTTCGTGACTCACGTGTGGGAAGCGGCGAGACAACTATGAACGGCGAAGTCGATGACGCAAAATACGGCTTTTTAACATGCGACAATCTAAACGCTCAAAAAGCTAGAGTGCTTTTGATGCTTGCTCTTACAAAAACAAGCGACAAAGCTAAAATTCAAGAGTTTTTCTTAACTCACTAA
- the rpoD gene encoding RNA polymerase sigma factor RpoD — translation MSAAKDSFSQIEELFVENAKGFLTYEKLVKLLDKAPTATIVKKIEQLAKTNKVQLITSAEAAKLRNLADAKKRQENAQKSDQDIDEDLDLSGESDLLEWSRSDSPVRMYLREMGQIALLTKEEEVEISKRIELGEDIIIDAFCSVPFLIDFILDYKEPLINRERRVKELFKSFEDESENENEDSEEDIDEEDEENEENETPKKSAKNDKRAEKVIESFKALEKAKKEWLKTANKQDKVESDDTASKMTLAFKKKILKEKLMDLGPTSKLISEIVKSMETALKSDDEFDRELKRLEYRLPMFSDELKKNHKSILKDIIKLSKEEIAARVPEATMVSTYVEIKKLFTTKEASKQGFDLEPARLKEILEQIKRGKKISDEAKARMAKSNLRLVVSIAKRYTNRGLPFLDLIQEGNIGLMKAVDKFEYRKGYKFSTYATWWIRQAISRAIADQARTIRIPIHMIETINRINKINRKYLQEEGKEPDVSVIAKEVGLSVDKVKQVIKITKEPISLEAPIANEEDGKFGDFVEDKTSLSPIDQILKSDLREQIDDVLSQLNEREKAVISMRFGLLEDESDRTLEEIGKALNVTRERVRQIESSAIKKLKHPKVGRKLKNYIEG, via the coding sequence ATGAGCGCCGCAAAAGACTCTTTTTCTCAGATAGAAGAGCTTTTTGTTGAAAATGCAAAAGGCTTTTTGACATACGAAAAATTAGTAAAATTATTAGACAAAGCTCCGACGGCTACGATAGTAAAAAAGATAGAACAACTAGCAAAAACAAACAAAGTCCAGCTCATCACATCTGCTGAAGCTGCAAAACTTAGAAATTTAGCCGATGCTAAAAAACGTCAAGAAAATGCTCAAAAAAGCGACCAAGATATCGACGAAGACCTCGATCTTTCAGGCGAGAGCGACCTTTTAGAGTGGTCAAGATCAGATAGCCCAGTAAGGATGTATCTACGAGAGATGGGTCAGATTGCGCTTCTTACAAAAGAAGAAGAGGTCGAGATCAGCAAGAGGATCGAGCTTGGCGAAGATATCATCATCGATGCATTTTGCTCGGTGCCGTTTTTGATCGATTTCATACTTGACTACAAAGAGCCGCTTATCAACAGAGAGCGCCGCGTAAAAGAGCTCTTTAAAAGCTTTGAAGATGAGAGCGAAAACGAAAATGAAGATAGCGAAGAGGATATAGACGAAGAGGATGAGGAGAACGAAGAGAACGAAACTCCTAAGAAATCAGCCAAAAACGACAAGCGTGCAGAAAAAGTTATAGAGAGTTTCAAAGCCCTAGAAAAGGCTAAAAAAGAGTGGCTAAAGACTGCAAATAAGCAAGATAAAGTTGAAAGCGACGACACAGCTTCAAAGATGACGCTTGCGTTTAAAAAGAAAATTTTAAAAGAGAAGCTGATGGATCTTGGTCCAACAAGTAAGCTAATTAGCGAGATCGTAAAATCAATGGAGACGGCTCTTAAAAGCGACGATGAATTTGATAGAGAGCTAAAACGCTTGGAGTATCGCTTGCCGATGTTTAGTGACGAGCTAAAGAAAAATCACAAAAGCATCTTAAAAGATATCATCAAGCTTAGCAAAGAAGAGATCGCGGCTCGCGTGCCAGAGGCTACGATGGTCTCAACCTATGTCGAGATCAAAAAGCTTTTTACGACAAAAGAGGCTAGCAAACAGGGCTTTGACCTTGAGCCAGCAAGACTAAAAGAGATTTTAGAGCAGATCAAGCGTGGAAAGAAAATTTCAGACGAAGCAAAAGCTAGAATGGCTAAGTCAAACCTCCGTCTAGTCGTAAGCATCGCAAAACGTTATACAAACAGGGGCTTGCCATTTCTTGACCTCATCCAAGAGGGCAACATCGGTCTTATGAAGGCGGTTGATAAATTTGAATATAGAAAAGGCTATAAATTTTCAACCTACGCCACATGGTGGATCCGCCAGGCTATCTCGCGCGCGATCGCTGATCAGGCAAGGACGATTAGGATACCTATCCACATGATAGAAACGATCAATCGTATCAACAAAATCAACCGCAAATACCTCCAAGAGGAGGGAAAAGAGCCTGACGTAAGCGTCATCGCAAAAGAGGTCGGACTAAGCGTTGATAAGGTAAAACAGGTGATAAAGATCACAAAAGAGCCTATCAGCCTTGAAGCTCCGATCGCAAACGAAGAAGACGGTAAATTTGGAGATTTTGTCGAGGATAAAACCTCGCTCTCTCCGATAGATCAAATTTTAAAAAGTGACCTTAGAGAGCAGATCGACGATGTGCTTTCACAGCTAAATGAGCGCGAAAAGGCGGTTATTTCGATGAGATTTGGTCTGCTTGAAGATGAGAGCGACCGCACGCTTGAAGAGATCGGCAAGGCGCTAA
- a CDS encoding tetratricopeptide repeat protein, translated as MKKIVLLIFLTLKLIALTTNPKIKIPQANSCNIEDNCIDFSRRYSDDEYKRLFGIYKSECEVKNLDACIYLAEFYKSGLGVKKDAKKSIEILNKTCNESNKFACHNLGVEYQEMKDHKMALEAFKKGCDLAFIQSCFNIAVLYNNGGGVKRDYKKAAKIYKEVCEQNFYEGCYNLAVLYHNTPGVKRNYKEAVKLYKKACDNNFSISCYNLASLYQEQKEYEKANKLYFKACKLDFADACNNLASLYDDALGVEKDDEVAFRYYNKACRLDSASGCKHLAYFYYHGIGTKKDKKLAEKELKKACKLGLKEACEIVRDFH; from the coding sequence ATGAAAAAGATAGTTTTACTAATATTTTTAACACTAAAATTAATAGCCTTAACAACAAATCCAAAGATCAAAATCCCTCAAGCAAATAGCTGTAATATCGAGGATAACTGCATTGATTTTAGCCGCAGATACAGCGATGATGAGTATAAAAGGCTATTTGGAATTTACAAAAGTGAGTGCGAGGTTAAAAATTTAGACGCATGCATCTATCTGGCTGAGTTTTACAAAAGCGGACTTGGCGTAAAAAAAGATGCGAAAAAATCAATAGAAATTCTTAACAAAACTTGCAATGAGAGCAATAAATTTGCCTGCCACAACCTTGGTGTTGAGTATCAAGAGATGAAAGATCACAAAATGGCTTTAGAAGCTTTTAAAAAAGGCTGCGATCTAGCTTTTATACAAAGCTGTTTTAACATCGCAGTTTTATATAATAACGGCGGCGGCGTAAAAAGAGACTACAAAAAGGCTGCTAAAATTTACAAAGAAGTTTGCGAACAAAATTTCTATGAAGGATGCTACAACCTAGCCGTTTTATACCACAACACCCCAGGTGTAAAGCGCAACTACAAAGAGGCGGTAAAGCTTTACAAAAAGGCTTGTGATAATAACTTTAGCATCTCTTGCTACAACCTAGCGAGCTTATATCAAGAGCAAAAAGAGTATGAAAAGGCTAACAAGCTCTATTTTAAAGCTTGCAAGCTTGACTTTGCCGATGCTTGTAATAACCTAGCCAGCCTTTACGACGACGCACTTGGCGTAGAAAAAGACGATGAAGTGGCGTTTAGATACTACAACAAAGCGTGCAGGCTAGATAGCGCAAGTGGGTGCAAACATCTTGCATATTTTTATTACCATGGCATAGGGACAAAAAAGGATAAAAAGTTGGCAGAAAAAGAGCTTAAAAAAGCTTGCAAGCTAGGCCTTAAAGAGGCTTGCGAGATAGTTAGAGATTTTCACTAA